From a region of the Phragmites australis chromosome 21, lpPhrAust1.1, whole genome shotgun sequence genome:
- the LOC133903218 gene encoding uncharacterized protein LOC133903218 has translation MGIQISELKIGVEPFHGITPNSSIMPLYRIELTVTFGTPDNFRTEKMTFDVTDFKTAYNVILGRPMLGKFIEVVHYSYQMLKIPGPKGAIIVKGDQRVAVKCDKQSLDIVEHFGQVAIIPKDANSKHQRHQDVVKAKNSRLVSLASTSDPGDAEGKINNGINDKKIGGCVKPVPLDPSEPSKMVKIRANLDPK, from the coding sequence atgggaattcagatATCAGAGCTTAAAataggagtcgagcctttccacggcataactcccaactcatcgatcATGCCTCTCTACCGGATCGAGCTGACAgtcacgtttggcacgcccGATAATTTCCGCACAGAAAAGATGACCTTTGATGTCACGGACTTCAAGACggcgtacaatgtgattctaggccgcccaatgctgGGAAAGTTCATAGAGGTGGTTCATTACTCTTACCAAATGCTCAAGATCCCGGGTCCTAAGGGAGCCATTATAGTCAAAGGGGATCAGCGGGTAGcggtcaaatgcgacaagcaaagcctggatataGTCGAACACTTTGGTCAAGTGGCTATCATCCCCAAGGACGCAAATTCTAAGCATCAAAGGCACCAAGATGTCGTCAAGGCCAAAAActccaggctcgtaagtcttgctagcaCCTCTGATCCCGGCGATGCTGAAGGCAAGATCAACAATGGCATCAACGATAAGAAGATCGGTGGTTGCGTCAAGCcagtgcccctcgacccatCTGAACCATCTAAGATGGTTAAGATCAGGGccaatcttgaccccaaatag